From a single Miscanthus floridulus cultivar M001 chromosome 8, ASM1932011v1, whole genome shotgun sequence genomic region:
- the LOC136471630 gene encoding zinc finger CCCH domain-containing protein 15-like → MADGGSGELGAGGGSAPVCTFVRKPPKNMRKRPAAPAGSDDDDDGGGSGALTAARSKKGPPSSTAGKLVFSTADASSEPRRFQYESSRTIQSTDSRATAVLETETEFDRDARAIRERPEEFLKKNPSGASASASASASASGEVYKGIHGYTDYKAGFRREHTVSSEKAGGGSHGPLRAAAHIRVSQRFDYQPDMCKDYKETGYCGYVDSCKFMHDRGDYKSGWQLEKEYEEAEKARKRRIAGGDGSGGEGSSNQPLKI, encoded by the coding sequence ATGgccgacggcggcagcggcgagcTGGGGGCCGGCGGTGGGTCGGCGCCGGTGTGCACTTTCGTGAGGAAACCACCCAAGAACATGCGGAAGCGCCCCGCCGCGCCCGCGGgatctgacgacgacgacgacggcggcggcagcggcgccctCACGGCTGCGCGCTCCAAGAAGGGGCCGCCGTCCTCAACCGCTGGCAAGCTCGTTTTCTCCACCGCCGACGCCTCCTCCGAGCCGCGGCGGTTCCAGTACGAGTCGTCCCGGACGATCCAGTCCACGGACAGCCGCGCAACCGCCGTGCTCGAGACGGAGACAGAGTTCGACCGCGACGCGCGCGCCATCCGCGAGAGACCCGAGGAGTTCCTCAAGAAGAATCCCTCCGGTGCCTCCGCCTCCGCTTCCgcttccgcctccgcctccggggAGGTGTACAAGGGGATCCACGGCTACACGGACTACAAGGCTGGGTTCCGGCGGGAGCACACTGTGTCTAGCGAGAAGGCCGGCGGCGGTTCGCACGGCCCGCTCCGGGCGGCCGCCCACATTCGCGTCTCCCAGCGGTTCGACTACCAGCCTGACATGTGCAAGGACTACAAGGAGACGGGGTATTGTGGTTACGTCGATTCCTGCAAGTTCATGCACGACCGAGGGGATTACAAGTCCGGGTGGCAGCTCGAGAAGGAATACGAGGAGGCCGAGAAGGCCCGCAAGCGGCGCATTGCCGGTGGGGATGGGAGTGGTGGTGAGGGCAGCTCCAACCAACCCCTCAAAATTTAG
- the LOC136476180 gene encoding probable protein phosphatase 2C member 13, mitochondrial isoform X2: MEDFYDVKLTEIDGQAVSLFGVFDGHDGSRAAEYLREHLFENLLKHPDFLTDTKLAISETYQKTDTDFLESEASAFRDDGSTASTAVLVGDHLYVANVGDSRAVISKAGKAMALSEDHKPNRIDERKRIENAGGIVIWAGTWRVGGVLAMSRAFGNRLLKPYVVAEPEIQEEQVNGELECLVLASDGLWDVVENEEAVSLGKSEEAPESAARKLTEIAYSRGSADNITCIVVQFHHDKTG; this comes from the exons ATGGAGGATTTCTATGATGTAAAACTAACTGAAATTGATGGACAAGCTGTTAGCCTGTTTGGTGTTTTTGATG GTCATGATGGATCCCGTGCTGCTGAGTATTTGAGGGAGCACTTGTTTGAGAACCTTCTCAAGCACCCTGATTTCTTGACGGATACAAAGCTTGCTATAA GCGAAACATATCAGAAAACAGATACAGATTTCTTGGAATCGGAAGCAAGCGCTTTCAGGGATGATGGTTCAACAGCATCAACTGCAGTTTTGGTGGGTGACCAtctgtatgttgcaaatgttggtGATTCTCGTGCTGTTATTTCAAAAGCTGGCAAAG CTATGGCACTTTCAGAAGATCACAAACCTAACAGGATTGATGAGCGAAAGAGAATTGAAAATGCTGGTGGTATTGTCATTTGGGCTG GTACTTGGAGGGTAGGTGGTGTATTGGCAATGTCCCGTGCATTTGGCAATCGTTTACTGAAGCCATATGTGGTGGCAGAACCTGAAATTCAG GAAGAACAGGTCAATGGTGAGCTGGAATGCCTGGTTCTTGCTAGTGACGGGCTTTGGGATGTTGTGGAAAATGAG GAAGCTGTTTCCCTTGGGAAATCAGAGGAGgcgccagagtctgcagctcggAAATTGACAGAGATTGCTTACTCACGTGGCAGCGCTGACAATATCACATGCATCGTGGTCCAATTTCACCATGACAAAACCGGATGA
- the LOC136476181 gene encoding uncharacterized protein encodes MLKFKEKWCSYGGHAFELQCLAKKIISLCCAASGCERNWSEFSSIHTKKRNRLEHKRLNKLVYVSYNKKMTNRFQKIRELGCKGKRSNPLLLEEFQWDSEWVDENCGELPWAVVDEAIGASENLRARNLPRVAASRAVATVQKTYTRNRKRRRGTSAAQDISGGEEDDSDHDADARNEDQEDQDASDPVAPMEEDEDPHGCATDGDGGGFCVDGTLLE; translated from the exons ATGCTGAAGTTCAAGGAGAAGTGGTGTTCATATGGTGGCCATGCATTTGAACTACAATGTTTAGCAAAGAAAATTATCAGTCTTTGTTGCGCAGCATCAGGTTGTGAGCGTAACTGGAGCGAATTCTCTAGT ATTCACACCAAAAAGAGGAATAGATTAGAGCACAAGAGGCTAAATAAATTGGTTTATGTCAGTTACAACAAAAAGATGACAAATAGGTTTCAAAAAATTCGAGAACTTGGTTGCAAAGGAAAGAGGAGCAACCCTCTCTTGCTAGAAGAGTTTCAGTGGGACAGTGAATGGGTTGATGAgaattgtggggagctgccttgGGCTGTTGTGGATGAAGCTATTGGTGCATCTGAGAATCTAAGGGCTCGCAACTTGCCTAGGGTTGCTGCTAGCCGTGCTGTAGCCACTGTCCAGAAGACCTATACTAGGAACAGGAAGCGTCGTAGGGGGACTTCTGCAGCACAAGATATATCTGgaggtgaagaagatgatagtGACCATGATGCCGATGCAAGAAATGAAGACCAAGAAGATCAAGATGCATCTGATCCTGTGGCACCAATGGAGGAGGATGAAGACCCCCATGGATGTGCAacagatggagatggaggaggCTTTTGTGTAGATGGCACTCTACTTGAGTAG